The Knoellia sp. S7-12 region CTTCGAGTTTATTGATCAAGTTCAGGGTCAGGCTACAAACAACGCCCTCGTCCCATTTCAAACTGTTTCCGACATCGAGATCTATCTTCGGTCCCAGTGGGCGGGGATGATGCATTCCTTCCTCACCAGGGACGCCCGCACCACAGAAGTGGTGGATAATCTTGAACTGCTCCAACTCATGAACGAGCGCATCGAGGTCATCACAAGCCAGATTCTGCAGTCCGTGGGAAGCCCAACGGATCGGTTGACAGTGCGGCTTCTCCATCAGATGCTGCAGTCAGCCGCGATGAGCGACATGCGGTTCATTGGGGCCCGGCCGACACCGGCTGCGGTCCTCAGCAATTCGACCCTGGTGGAGTTGGCTGCCAGCCTTGGGCGACCAATGAATGTAGAAGAAAAGAGCGAGAGTTCCATTTCGGGAAGCGGCGACATTAGCGCCTCTCGCTTGGAAACCGGGGAGCGGGACTACAGCCGGCTTCAAGACGAGATGCGTTCCGCCCTCGCGATGGCGGGGGTGACCGAAGAGGAATACCTCGAGCACGAGAAAACTCATCCGATCGTGACAGACGAGGGTGTCGATCGGGATAACTTCTAACCACCCGCCTCAGTGAGCGGGCGTTGTTGGAACGGGCTCGAAGGAACGACCTGTCCGCTTCCGCACATGCCGCGATCCGCGGAAGTCACACTCAGAGGGCGGCAGACTCCGACGGGCCTCGGCGACGAAACGCTCGACGACGTCAAACGGCAGATTTCCAGATCGATGGCTGAGGAAGTCGAAGCCACTGCCGTCGTCGTGCCAGAACACTTCCAATACCGGCCCCGGGTCCTGCCCCGCTGAGAGTTCCGTGAGTTCCAATCCCACGCCATCTCTTATGACGTCAGAGGCCATCACCATCTCGAAGCGGCGACCCTGGGACTCGTAGACATCCATGGACACAGTCTCGGGGACTCGCGCCAACCCCGGGCTCAATCGCCCTCATCTGCCGCCGACGGTGACAGGCGAGTCGCCTACGCGTCCGGATCGATGGCCTCCGGGCTGTGCTCAACGAGCGCCTGCGGGCCCGCGCCCGCCTCTTCGAGTCGCCACAGAAGCCGGCCGACATCCTTCTGCGACGGCCTCGGCACCCACTCCCGCCGCGTAGTGAAGCGGGGTTCGCCCTGACTCGTCCCTCCTATGCACGTCTGCTCCGTGTTCCAACAAGACGACAGTGATCGCACGTCGGCCGTCGTCATAGAACGCATCCACTTCGTCGAGCGACTCCATGAGGGGCGTCTTCAGGCCGTTGCCCCATGCGTCGTCATCGACGTCGTGTCCCTCGGCGAGCATTCGCCGCACGGCTTCGTCATCGTCCCTCCAGACGGCGTAGCCCAGAGAGCCCTCACGGTCCTTGGCGGTCACGGGGCACAGCCTGCCGGACTGTTAGGCGAAACGCATCGAGAACCACGAATCGAAGTCCTGCTCGACTTCTATCGAGGAGCCATTGCTACAGGTCTCGGTTCTCGGCGCCCTCGGCAAGGTCCGACCAGAACGGCACGTGGCTGCGATTCGATGACGGATTGAGCGGTGGGATGTGGAACTCATGGGCCACGTAGTCCAGGAGATTGTCGCCGTAGACGATGACGTCTGCCTGATAGACCGAGAAGACGGGGCTTGGTGTGAACTGCGAATCGGACAGCAGATACCGATGCGAGAAGACGGGGATCAGCCGTGGCACTCGCTCGAGATGCGTGCGCGCCTCATGCTCCTGAGCCGCTTCCCCGTCTGGCCGGTCGCCCCAGGATGCTGGCCAGAAGCCATTTGTGCGCACGTCGTAGAGGATCCCGTCGATGGGCCGATCGAGCCGTCCCAGCAGATCTTCGTCCGAGCCATTTCGCCAGTCTGGCCATGATTGTCCGACTGGAACAACAAGCTGCAGGAACTCGCGCTGCTCCGGTCCGAACGAGAAGCCCAATTTGCTCTCTACCCGCCACACTTCCTCGTCCGACAGGCCAGGGTCGAGTCGCACCCCTCCATCGCGAAGGCGACGGACCGACTGGGCGATGAGGTCTGGCACGCGACGATCATGTCGCACCCGGCATGCTCGTGCTGCACGGTGAGAATTCTCTGTACTCCGTCAAGGGCGGGCCTTCGGCCCGCCGGCCCGCCGGCCCGCCGGGCGTGCGGCCTGGCGGCCGGTCCCGGCACGCCGCGACAAAAGGCGGCCCCACGGCATACGAGAAGGGCACCGGACCGCTCGACCCAGTGCCTCCCCCACGAATCGTCAGGTCACCCCGCCGCCGACCCGACGCTCCACTGTCCCGCCCGCCTCCGGGCCGCATCAAGGGCGCTACGCGTCACTGCGTGATGGCCTGCGGCCACCCTTGACCCGACCACTCCGCCGGTCTGGCCTGCTCCGCTGTCGGCTCGGTGGCTCAGCTGTGCCCAAGGCCTTCCGTGGGCACATTTTGGGCACCATCCCTGGCGGAAACCCCTCGACGGCCATGCCCAGCACACACGGTTTCCCGCACGAATCCGGTTCGTCGCCACCCACTCGGAGACCCCGAAGAATCTCCTAAAGAAGGTGTCGCGTGTTCGAATCACGCCGAGGGCACGCCACCAGAACCCGCTGATCTGGGCTCAGGTGTTCAGGACGTTCACGGTGCGCACCGGACGCAGCACCCGTCGTCGTGGCTGACCACGTACTCTGGTCCTGTGTCCCGCCGCTTGGTGAGGACACGACCGCGACACGGGGCCCGGGGCTTGGACCTTGCACCGCGTGCACGTTGGCCCGCAAATGCCGTCTTTTTCGGCGTGGCCACGTCGCCTCAGCACCGCGGACCCGGCGCCGACCTCGGCTTCACGCCGTTGTCCCGACTCAGAAGAAGGAACCGCTTGGCACAGCGAGCTCCCCGCCGCACAGGCGCGCAGCGCACCCCGCAGCGTGACCGGCGACCTCCGCGTGCCCGCGACGCCGAGGGCATCATCCCGATCCTCGCCAAGACCATCCGGCAGGTCGAAGCCGCCGCGCGCGGCGGCAAGGTCAAGCCGAACGGTCGCACGGCATACCAGGTTGTCGCTCTGCTGATGCGGGAAGAACGGGCCCGGGTCAAGGCAGACACCGCGACGCCCGAAGCCCAAAGGGCCGCTGAGCTCACGCGCCTTGATGGCATCGGCACGATCCTGGCCAAGATGGCGGCCCGCGACACCTCGCTCCTCAGCCTGCTGGTCGACGGCGCCGTTCCGTCGTCCTCGGCAGTGAGCCTCAAGAACGAGATGCTTCGGGCAAGCGGACGCGAGCCCGAGCCGGAAGCCGAGCCCGAGCCCTTGGCCCCCACCGAGTTGGCACCACCGCCGCGCCGCGTCGTCCCGCAGACCGTCATCGCCCGCCAGCTGGCGAACCCCTTCCTGGCGCCGGACTTCTCGGCGGTACCGGCACGTCGCCCAGTCACCAACCGGCTCGGTGACTGGGAGCTGCTGAACCCTCTCTTTCGCGCCTTCGAGTACGGCGGCGACGCCACCTGCATGCCGTTGCCCGAGCCGGCGGACGTCGTCCACGGCATCCGGGGACTGGAGCTCATGCACCACCAGGCCCAGGTCGTGGCGGCCGCTGCGGCTGGCCACCGCACGTTCCTGCTCGCGGACGAACCGGGCCTTGGGAAGACCGCGCAGGCGCTACTCGCCGCCGATGCCGCACACGCCTTCCCCCTGCTGGTCGTCGTCCCAAACGTCGTCAAGGCGAACTGGGCGCACGAGGCGGAACTGTGGACTCCACGCCGGGCGCCCACGGTGGTTCACGGGGACGGTCACTCGATCGACGGCTTCGCCGACATCGTCATCGTCAACTACGAGATCCTCGACCGCCACGTGGGTTGGCTGGGCAACCACGGCTTCCGCGGCATGGTCGTCGACGAGGCGCACTTCATCAAGAACAAGTCGTCGCAGCGCTCCCAGCACGTCCTGGAGGTGTCCGAGCGCATCCGAGCCCGCACCAGCAACGCGCTATTCATGGCGCTCACGGGCACACCGCTGATCAACGACATCGAGGACTTCAGGGCCATCTGGCAGTTCCTCGGCTGGATCGACGCCAAGAAGCCCAGGCACGACCTCATGGCGGCCTTGGAAGACACCCGCCTGACCCCCGCCGACCCGGGGTTCTATGCGGCCGCCCGCACCAGCGTCATCGACCTCGGCATCGTCCGACGGCGCAAGGTCGACGTCGCCTCCGACATCCCGGCTCGGCGCGTCGCTGACCTGCCGGTCGAGCTCGACGACGAAGCCAGCCGCTCGATCCGGGCAGCCGAGCAGGAACTGACCCGTCGCCTGGTCAAGCGCTACGAGACGGCCATGGCCGCCCGCAAGACCGCACCGACGGTCGAGGGCGTGGACCACGACCTGGTCCGCCGCGTCGCGGAGTGGGAGCGCAAGAACGCCGGCTCACGCAAGACCGGTGACAACGTCTTCACGGTGATGCGCAAGATCGGGCAGGCCAAGGCCGGTCTCGCCGCCGACTACGCCGCCCAACTCGCTCGCAACGTCGGCAAGGTGGTGCTGTTCGCCAAGCACATCGATGTCATGGACACGGCCGAGCAGACCTTCGCCAAGCGGGGTGTCGGCTACGCCTCGATCCGCGGCGACCAGACCCCGAAGGTGCGCAAGGCCAACATCGAGGCGTTCCTCACCGACCCCGCCATCTCCGTCGTGGTGTGCTCGCTCACCGCGGCCGGGGTGGGCCTCAACCTTCAGGTCGCCTCGAACGTCGTGCTGGCCGAGCTGTCGTGGACATCGGCGGAGCAGACGCAAGCCATCGACCGGGTGCACCGCATCGGCCAGACCGAGCCGGTCACCGCGTGGCGGATCATCGCCGCCCAGACGATCGACTCGAGGCTCGCTCAGCTCATCGACGACAAGGCGGGGCTCGCAGCCCGGGCCCTCGACGGCTCCGACGAGGAGGTCGGCTCCTCGGCCGACGTGCAGGTCGAGGCCCTCGTGTCCCTGCTGACCGAGGCGTTGCACGCCGCCGACAGCTAGGGACGACGAAAGTACGCACTCACAGGTGTCGTGCGCGCAGGCGCAGGGCGTTGGCGATGACGCTGACCGAGGAGAGGGCCATGGCCGCGGCGGCGATCATCGGGGAGAGCAGGAGCCCGAAGGTGGGGTAGAGGACTCCAGCTGCGATGGGGATGCCGGCGACGTTGTACATGAAAGCGAACACGAGGTTCTGTCGGATGTTCGACATCGTCGCCTGGGACAGTTTGCGTGCTCGCACGATGCCGGTCAGGTCGCCCTTGAGCAGGGTGATGCCGGCGCTCTCGATGGCCACGTCGGTCCCTGACCCCATTGCCAGGCCCACGTCGGCGGCGGCGAGCGCGGGTGCGTCGTTGACGCCGTCGCCCGCCATGGCCACGACCCGTCCTTGGCTGCGTAGTCGCGTGACGACGTCGGCCTTGTGGTCGGGCATGACTTCGGCTTCGACCTGGTCGATGCCGAGTCGCCGGGCGACTGCTTCGGCGGTGACGCGGTTGTCACCGGTGAGCATGACGACCTCGATGCCCTCGGCTCGCAGCGCTTTCACGGCTTGCGGTGTTGTCTCCTTGACCGGGTCGGCGATGGCGATGATGCCGGCGAGGTGGTCGTCCACGCCTGCGAAGATCACCGTTGCTCCGTCGGCGCGCAGCTGGTCGGCCTGTGTTGTCAGTGCGCTCGGGTCGAGTCCTTCATCGGTCAGGAAGGATGCACTGCCGACCCGGACCTGGCGCCGTTCAACCGTTCCGATCACGCCCTTGCCCACTGGAGCATTGAAGTTGGCCACGTCTGGGATGGACAGGCCGGCCCGGGTGGCTGCGTTGACGATGGCTGTTGCCAGGGGGTGTTCGGAGGCCCGTTCAACCCCGGCGACGAGGCGCAACAGGTCGTCCTGCTCGAAGCCGGGGGTCGTGACAACCTGCGTCACGGACGGTTTGCCCTCGGTGAGAGTTCCGGTCTTGTCCACAACGAGGGTGTTGACCTTCTCCATCCGTTCGAGCGCTTCGGCGTTCTTGATCAGGACACCGAGCCCGGCCCCTCGCCCGACGCCGACCATGATGGACATCGGTGTCGCCAGTCCCAGGGCACAGGGGCACGCGATGATCAGGACGGACACAGCCACGACGAGCGCGTGAGCAAGCCTCGGGTCGGGGCCGACCGCGGCCCACACCGCGAACGCGACGATCGCGATCACGATGACGGCGGGTACGAACCACGCCGCCACCTGGTCCGCGACCCGCTGGATCGGTGCGCGGGAGCGTTGTGCGTCCGCGACCATCTGCACGATCCGCGCCAGCATGGTGTCGCGACCGACCTTCTCGGCCCGCACGATCAGCGACCCGCTCTGGTTGATGGTGCCGCCGATGACTGTGTCGTCAACTGCCTTGGTCACCGGCATCGACTCACCAGTCACCAACGACTCGTCAAGGGTGGAACGCCCCTCTTCCACGAGCCCGTCGACGGGGATCTTCTCGCCCGGCCGGACCCGGAATCGGTCACCCACATTCACCTGATCCAGGGTCACCTCGTGTTCCGTGCCGTCCGGGTCGATGCGACGAGCGGTATCGGGGGTGAGGTCGAGCAGGGCCCGAATGGCGCCGGACGTTTGCTCACGGGCCCGCAGTTCGAGGACCTGCCCGAGCAGGACGAGCGTGGTGATGACCGAGGCGGCTTCGAAGTAGACGTCGACC contains the following coding sequences:
- a CDS encoding ankyrin repeat domain-containing protein: MTAKDREGSLGYAVWRDDDEAVRRMLAEGHDVDDDAWGNGLKTPLMESLDEVDAFYDDGRRAITVVLLEHGADVHRRDESGRTPLHYAAGVGAEAVAEGCRPASVATRRGGRGPAGAR
- a CDS encoding DEAD/DEAH box helicase, with the translated sequence MAQRAPRRTGAQRTPQRDRRPPRARDAEGIIPILAKTIRQVEAAARGGKVKPNGRTAYQVVALLMREERARVKADTATPEAQRAAELTRLDGIGTILAKMAARDTSLLSLLVDGAVPSSSAVSLKNEMLRASGREPEPEAEPEPLAPTELAPPPRRVVPQTVIARQLANPFLAPDFSAVPARRPVTNRLGDWELLNPLFRAFEYGGDATCMPLPEPADVVHGIRGLELMHHQAQVVAAAAAGHRTFLLADEPGLGKTAQALLAADAAHAFPLLVVVPNVVKANWAHEAELWTPRRAPTVVHGDGHSIDGFADIVIVNYEILDRHVGWLGNHGFRGMVVDEAHFIKNKSSQRSQHVLEVSERIRARTSNALFMALTGTPLINDIEDFRAIWQFLGWIDAKKPRHDLMAALEDTRLTPADPGFYAAARTSVIDLGIVRRRKVDVASDIPARRVADLPVELDDEASRSIRAAEQELTRRLVKRYETAMAARKTAPTVEGVDHDLVRRVAEWERKNAGSRKTGDNVFTVMRKIGQAKAGLAADYAAQLARNVGKVVLFAKHIDVMDTAEQTFAKRGVGYASIRGDQTPKVRKANIEAFLTDPAISVVVCSLTAAGVGLNLQVASNVVLAELSWTSAEQTQAIDRVHRIGQTEPVTAWRIIAAQTIDSRLAQLIDDKAGLAARALDGSDEEVGSSADVQVEALVSLLTEALHAADS
- a CDS encoding DUF4062 domain-containing protein; translation: MASPTVFVSSTFYDLRYAREALKRFIEALGYIAVLSEEGAVFYDPKTHTVEACKKEVHNADLLVLLIGGRYGSLAPDETQSVTNGEYVAAVAKGIPVFALVEQGTYNDYQLYRANASDKELLERLSFPNADNVKIFEFIDQVQGQATNNALVPFQTVSDIEIYLRSQWAGMMHSFLTRDARTTEVVDNLELLQLMNERIEVITSQILQSVGSPTDRLTVRLLHQMLQSAAMSDMRFIGARPTPAAVLSNSTLVELAASLGRPMNVEEKSESSISGSGDISASRLETGERDYSRLQDEMRSALAMAGVTEEEYLEHEKTHPIVTDEGVDRDNF
- a CDS encoding heavy metal translocating P-type ATPase, with the protein product MSHPTEHATAATTVKDPVCGMDVDPAVSTHRSEHDGRTFHFCSAHCKSTFDANPAAYSSARTDSPPDGGAHDHHSQGSGEGGSASAPVSGEVAEWTCPMHPEIRRAGPGSCPICGMALEPVMVTADSGPSPELADMTRRFWAGVALSIPVVILGMGGDLVPAIHDAISPRVSAWLQLVFATPVVLWAGWPFFQRGWTSVRTMKLNMFTLIAMGTGVAWLFSVVATLAPGIFPEAFRMDGAVDVYFEAASVITTLVLLGQVLELRAREQTSGAIRALLDLTPDTARRIDPDGTEHEVTLDQVNVGDRFRVRPGEKIPVDGLVEEGRSTLDESLVTGESMPVTKAVDDTVIGGTINQSGSLIVRAEKVGRDTMLARIVQMVADAQRSRAPIQRVADQVAAWFVPAVIVIAIVAFAVWAAVGPDPRLAHALVVAVSVLIIACPCALGLATPMSIMVGVGRGAGLGVLIKNAEALERMEKVNTLVVDKTGTLTEGKPSVTQVVTTPGFEQDDLLRLVAGVERASEHPLATAIVNAATRAGLSIPDVANFNAPVGKGVIGTVERRQVRVGSASFLTDEGLDPSALTTQADQLRADGATVIFAGVDDHLAGIIAIADPVKETTPQAVKALRAEGIEVVMLTGDNRVTAEAVARRLGIDQVEAEVMPDHKADVVTRLRSQGRVVAMAGDGVNDAPALAAADVGLAMGSGTDVAIESAGITLLKGDLTGIVRARKLSQATMSNIRQNLVFAFMYNVAGIPIAAGVLYPTFGLLLSPMIAAAAMALSSVSVIANALRLRARHL